The following proteins come from a genomic window of Gottfriedia acidiceleris:
- a CDS encoding sigma-54 interaction domain-containing protein, protein MKNSLTLITGSSKTRQALSNQLTQLLEEYITINSYAIDEGEHKVFKDELILFSSEAVKAETEKFAQLSAKQIIVGKRTLNHENVDKLLRIEEGTKVLVVNDDFHSTVELIQSLYQLGINHLEYFPFKSDQLYYPDINLSVSPGETHLSPSYIKHVLDIGVRLFDISTILHIVEYFHFNDNIATLISEKYLRNIIELHRELFNAEQSVKKVNRHIQSVVNTVDDGILAIDGYKRITVLNDRIIKLFKLTKSNYEGRYIDEIIKEQNIRDFILNGTDESKFFSIDNIDIVIYRTYSHEDDRIVATFKSVNQAFEIEKTAQREFRKQGFYARYDFADIIGEDYTILECKRIATKLAKAEHPILIQGETGTGKELFAHAIHKQSNRKNGPFLAINCSAFTESLLESELFGYEDGTFTGAKKGGKQGLFEIADGGTIFLDEIGDISLNVQSHLLRVLQEQEIRRIGGRKIIPINVRIIAATNKDIHHKISDGSFRSDLYYRLNVLNLIIPPLRIRRTDIPLLVQHFISKSGKGVLIEEEALNELMGLNWLGNIRELKSVIDYMLTVCEGNTISQNDFPHYNYTENSEHPKRDPNQFELPTSVLEIEESITILEAIKNCNDLGKAASRDLISSSSEEKGRYLSPQQIRLRLEIMGNKGFITKGRGRAGTKITTNGIEYLHFLKATIQNKLLYDR, encoded by the coding sequence ATGAAAAATTCACTAACATTGATAACAGGCAGTTCAAAAACAAGACAGGCTTTGTCTAATCAACTAACTCAATTGCTAGAAGAATACATAACGATTAACTCATATGCAATTGACGAAGGAGAACATAAAGTATTTAAGGATGAACTTATACTTTTTTCGTCTGAGGCAGTAAAAGCTGAAACTGAAAAATTTGCACAATTAAGTGCTAAACAAATCATAGTTGGGAAAAGAACACTTAATCATGAAAATGTAGACAAATTATTGAGAATTGAGGAGGGGACAAAAGTTCTTGTAGTTAATGATGATTTTCATTCAACAGTCGAACTTATTCAGTCCTTGTACCAATTGGGGATTAATCATTTGGAGTATTTTCCATTTAAAAGTGATCAACTATATTATCCAGATATTAATCTTTCGGTTTCACCAGGTGAAACTCACTTAAGTCCGTCATATATAAAACATGTATTGGATATCGGTGTAAGACTTTTTGATATCTCTACAATTTTACACATTGTAGAATATTTTCATTTTAACGATAATATAGCAACATTAATTTCAGAAAAGTATTTACGCAATATTATTGAATTACATAGAGAACTTTTCAATGCAGAGCAAAGTGTAAAGAAAGTAAATAGACATATCCAAAGTGTTGTAAACACGGTTGATGATGGAATTTTAGCGATTGATGGATATAAAAGAATAACGGTGCTAAATGATCGGATTATTAAGTTGTTTAAATTAACTAAAAGTAACTATGAAGGTAGGTATATAGACGAGATTATTAAGGAACAAAATATAAGAGACTTTATTTTAAATGGTACAGATGAATCAAAATTCTTTTCAATAGACAATATTGATATTGTTATCTACCGGACGTATAGTCATGAAGATGACAGGATCGTTGCTACTTTTAAGAGTGTTAATCAAGCATTTGAAATAGAAAAAACAGCGCAGAGAGAGTTTAGAAAGCAAGGGTTTTATGCAAGATATGACTTTGCAGATATTATTGGTGAGGATTACACAATTTTAGAATGTAAACGCATAGCAACAAAACTTGCAAAAGCTGAGCATCCTATTTTAATTCAAGGTGAAACAGGTACAGGTAAAGAGCTTTTTGCACACGCAATCCATAAACAATCAAACAGAAAAAACGGCCCTTTTTTAGCCATAAATTGTAGTGCATTTACTGAGAGTTTACTAGAAAGTGAACTATTTGGTTATGAAGATGGGACTTTTACTGGAGCAAAAAAAGGTGGGAAACAAGGTCTTTTTGAAATTGCAGACGGAGGAACGATATTCTTAGATGAAATAGGTGACATAAGTTTAAATGTTCAATCGCATTTACTTCGTGTTCTCCAAGAACAGGAAATTCGTAGAATCGGTGGCAGAAAAATCATTCCTATTAATGTTCGCATCATTGCTGCAACTAACAAAGATATCCATCATAAAATCTCAGACGGCTCATTCCGTTCGGATTTGTATTACAGATTAAATGTCTTAAATCTCATCATTCCACCTTTACGTATAAGAAGAACAGACATACCGTTGCTCGTTCAACACTTTATCTCTAAAAGTGGAAAAGGGGTTTTGATTGAGGAAGAAGCTTTAAATGAATTAATGGGTTTAAATTGGTTAGGTAATATTAGGGAATTGAAATCAGTTATTGATTATATGCTTACTGTTTGTGAGGGAAATACGATTTCTCAAAATGACTTTCCTCATTATAACTATACAGAGAACAGTGAACACCCAAAAAGAGATCCGAATCAATTTGAACTTCCTACAAGTGTTCTTGAAATTGAAGAATCTATTACAATTCTTGAAGCGATAAAGAACTGTAATGATTTAGGTAAAGCAGCAAGTAGAGATCTTATATCGAGCTCGAGTGAGGAAAAAGGAAGATACTTATCTCCACAGCAAATAAGACTTCGATTAGAAATTATGGGGAATAAGGGCTTTATAACAAAAGGAAGAGGAAGAGCAGGTACGAAGATTACTACTAATGGAATTGAATACTTGCATTTTCTAAAAGCTACGATACAAAATAAACTTCTTTACGATCGCTAA
- a CDS encoding YfcC family protein yields MSQIHANKITPKTKVMKERKINVFALLLVILLIATALTYVLPTGEYAHIDVDGHSSVDPNSFKSIAATPVGLFDMVKAIHSGMVEAGNIIFFVLIIGGFFGVLSATGTIEVLISTMARKLATREKLLIPIMMLFFAVGGSLMGMAEETLAYIPLLVPLALALGFDTMTGTAIVLVGASAGFTTAIMNPFTVGIAQGIAELPTFSGMGFRLVLFVVVYLISVIFIYRYAMKVKKNPNIGFYGKYSIEQTNDLLTSKAKLSSRHKWILTAFLINYIILAFGVIKYQWYITEIASLFIILTIAIGIIGKLSIDDVVKSFTGGSASLISGALIIGVSRAILVVLNQGHIVDPMLHGVSEVIKHIPASLSVIGMYNFQAAIHFILASGSGHAMLTMPIMAPLADLLGITRQTAVLSFSFADGIGNIIFPTAGTLMAGLAIAGIPWTKWAKWIFPLVFVQYIIGLIAVVIAHLMNYGPF; encoded by the coding sequence ATGTCACAAATTCACGCAAATAAAATCACACCTAAGACAAAAGTTATGAAAGAACGTAAAATTAATGTTTTTGCATTACTTTTAGTAATTCTATTAATCGCGACAGCTCTTACTTATGTATTACCTACTGGGGAATACGCCCATATCGACGTTGACGGACATTCATCAGTCGATCCGAATTCATTTAAATCAATCGCTGCTACACCAGTTGGGCTCTTCGATATGGTAAAAGCCATTCATTCGGGTATGGTAGAAGCAGGTAATATCATTTTCTTCGTTTTAATAATTGGAGGATTTTTTGGTGTATTAAGTGCTACTGGCACAATTGAAGTTTTAATCTCAACAATGGCTAGAAAACTTGCTACTAGAGAAAAGTTATTAATCCCTATTATGATGCTGTTCTTTGCAGTTGGAGGTTCCTTAATGGGAATGGCTGAAGAAACTTTAGCTTATATTCCACTTCTGGTTCCGTTAGCACTCGCTTTAGGATTTGACACTATGACGGGAACTGCAATCGTATTAGTTGGAGCGTCAGCAGGTTTTACAACAGCGATTATGAATCCGTTTACAGTTGGTATAGCTCAAGGAATCGCAGAACTTCCTACATTTTCTGGTATGGGCTTTAGACTTGTCCTATTTGTAGTTGTTTATTTAATATCTGTTATTTTTATTTATCGATATGCTATGAAAGTAAAGAAAAATCCTAACATAGGATTCTATGGAAAATATTCAATTGAACAAACTAACGATCTATTAACTTCTAAAGCTAAATTATCTTCTAGACATAAATGGATTTTAACTGCATTTCTAATAAACTATATTATTTTAGCTTTTGGAGTTATTAAATATCAATGGTATATTACTGAAATTGCTTCTTTATTTATTATCTTAACGATTGCAATTGGAATAATTGGAAAATTATCAATCGATGACGTTGTTAAATCATTTACTGGGGGATCTGCTTCTTTAATTAGTGGTGCTCTTATTATAGGTGTTTCCCGTGCAATTCTAGTTGTTTTAAATCAAGGACATATCGTTGATCCAATGCTTCACGGAGTATCTGAAGTCATTAAACATATCCCTGCTTCTTTAAGTGTAATTGGGATGTATAATTTCCAAGCAGCTATACACTTTATTTTAGCTTCAGGTAGCGGTCATGCCATGTTAACAATGCCAATTATGGCTCCGCTTGCTGATTTACTAGGAATTACAAGACAAACTGCTGTTCTATCATTCTCTTTTGCTGATGGTATTGGTAATATTATTTTCCCAACAGCAGGAACTTTAATGGCAGGTTTAGCAATTGCAGGTATACCTTGGACGAAATGGGCGAAATGGATTTTCCCATTAGTATTTGTTCAATATATTATCGGTTTAATTGCTGTTGTAATCGCACATTTAATGAACTACGGTCCTTTTTAA
- the iadA gene encoding beta-aspartyl-peptidase, giving the protein MLTLIKNGQVYTPHSIGRKDILLAGGKIEMIADQITIPPDFPSCDVIDASNSFVVPGFIDSHVHIIGGGGEGGYKTRTPELMLTNVTTAGVTTVVGVLGTDGTTRTMENLLAKARGLEEEGITCYIHTGSYQIPVKTLTESIQSDIILIDKIIGVGEIAIADHRSSEPTIEELAKIASAARNGGILSGKAGILEIHVGDGKDKLSLLHQLVEQTNIPIRQFHPTHINRNEELFKAGIDYALKGGFVDFTTSTIPQFLEEGEVKCSKGLRVMLEEGVQIENITFSSDGQASLPFFDTNGDYLGLQIGKISSLYQEVRDGVIDEGIPLEVALQVITSNPAQVLKLPHKGNIKPGNDADIVMLNQDTLEIETVFALGKKMVEEGIPVVKGTFE; this is encoded by the coding sequence TTGTTAACCTTAATAAAAAACGGTCAAGTATACACACCACACTCTATTGGCAGAAAAGATATACTTTTAGCAGGTGGAAAAATTGAAATGATAGCAGATCAAATCACTATTCCACCTGACTTTCCTTCTTGCGATGTCATAGATGCCTCCAACTCTTTTGTTGTACCAGGTTTTATTGATTCACATGTACATATCATTGGAGGTGGTGGGGAAGGCGGATATAAAACACGCACTCCAGAACTAATGCTTACTAATGTTACTACTGCTGGTGTAACTACAGTAGTTGGTGTATTAGGTACAGACGGTACAACAAGAACAATGGAGAATTTGCTTGCAAAAGCACGTGGTTTAGAGGAAGAAGGGATTACTTGTTATATTCACACTGGTTCTTATCAAATCCCTGTAAAGACACTAACAGAATCAATTCAAAGTGATATTATTCTTATTGATAAGATTATTGGAGTTGGTGAAATTGCTATTGCAGACCACCGTTCCTCAGAACCAACTATTGAAGAACTTGCAAAGATTGCATCTGCTGCACGCAATGGAGGAATTTTATCTGGAAAGGCTGGCATCTTAGAAATTCATGTTGGTGATGGGAAAGATAAACTTTCCCTTCTCCATCAACTAGTTGAACAGACGAATATTCCAATTCGTCAGTTCCACCCGACTCATATTAATCGGAATGAAGAATTGTTTAAAGCTGGTATTGATTATGCACTTAAAGGTGGTTTTGTAGATTTTACTACAAGCACGATCCCTCAGTTTTTAGAAGAAGGCGAAGTAAAGTGTAGTAAGGGACTACGAGTTATGCTAGAAGAAGGAGTTCAGATTGAGAACATTACTTTTTCATCCGATGGCCAGGCAAGTCTTCCCTTTTTTGATACAAATGGAGACTATTTGGGACTTCAAATAGGAAAAATTTCATCTTTATATCAAGAAGTAAGAGATGGAGTAATTGATGAAGGAATTCCATTAGAAGTAGCATTACAAGTCATTACTTCAAACCCTGCACAAGTGCTAAAACTACCACACAAAGGTAATATAAAACCTGGTAACGATGCTGATATTGTCATGTTGAATCAAGATACTTTAGAAATTGAAACAGTATTTGCACTTGGGAAAAAGATGGTTGAAGAAGGTATTCCGGTTGTAAAAGGCACTTTTGAATAA
- a CDS encoding cyanophycinase: MKLKYKFKISIVLSFALVFSLVFGTSFLRSEKSVEAAAAPKVFLMGGAIDDSNAEIYNALKAATGKTNPVVAIVCSAAADYATALDAYTNDITGHLSYKNLFTRYGFTPVFIPVAVDNYTTEAYKQSNIDLINTADVIFFNGGDQSRHVRSLLKDDGTPTPLFAAIQQRAAAGAIISGTSAGTAVQSPKTYGEGVSYGYLYYNRLLSKKISDISLADSQYPDNGGYTTGFGFVNAAIDTHFDARGRIGRILLAERDLGQKVGYGIDENTALYLNGTTGKVYGEHGVFIVDSTNATYGTAASFTANNVKVSYLTTGDAYNTSTKSITSSKSLITTPYYSTIRDSSDIFSAYETTTTITRLVDTNVSYLYGDSYESGPRFTLKFIKDANTKGYYSNSKYTVSNVLLNVSY, encoded by the coding sequence ATGAAGTTGAAGTACAAGTTTAAGATTTCAATCGTATTATCATTTGCTTTAGTATTTTCGTTAGTTTTTGGAACTTCTTTCTTACGATCTGAAAAAAGTGTTGAAGCTGCAGCAGCACCAAAAGTATTTTTAATGGGTGGTGCAATTGATGATAGTAATGCCGAAATTTACAATGCACTAAAAGCTGCAACTGGCAAAACCAATCCAGTAGTTGCAATTGTATGTAGTGCAGCTGCTGACTACGCAACTGCATTGGACGCATACACCAATGATATAACAGGTCACTTATCGTATAAAAATTTATTTACTAGATATGGTTTTACACCAGTATTTATTCCTGTAGCAGTTGATAACTATACAACTGAAGCTTATAAGCAAAGTAATATTGATCTAATCAACACAGCAGACGTTATATTCTTTAACGGTGGTGATCAGTCCCGTCATGTAAGAAGTTTATTAAAAGACGATGGAACGCCTACCCCACTTTTTGCAGCAATCCAACAAAGAGCAGCAGCTGGAGCTATAATTTCAGGAACAAGTGCTGGAACTGCTGTCCAAAGTCCGAAAACTTACGGTGAAGGTGTAAGTTATGGATACTTATATTACAATCGTTTATTATCTAAGAAAATCAGTGACATCTCACTAGCTGATTCTCAATATCCAGATAACGGTGGATATACAACAGGTTTCGGTTTTGTAAATGCTGCAATTGATACACATTTCGATGCAAGAGGTCGCATAGGTCGTATTCTTTTAGCTGAAAGAGACTTAGGTCAGAAGGTTGGCTATGGAATTGACGAAAACACAGCACTTTATTTGAACGGTACTACTGGTAAAGTTTATGGTGAACACGGTGTTTTCATAGTTGACTCAACAAATGCAACATACGGAACTGCTGCATCGTTTACGGCAAATAATGTAAAAGTAAGTTATTTAACAACCGGTGATGCTTATAATACGAGCACGAAATCAATTACTTCATCTAAATCATTAATTACAACACCATACTATTCGACAATTCGAGATTCTTCTGATATATTTTCAGCGTATGAAACAACTACGACGATTACAAGATTGGTAGATACAAATGTTTCTTATTTGTATGGTGATAGTTATGAATCTGGTCCTAGATTTACATTAAAGTTTATAAAAGACGCAAACACAAAAGGATACTATAGCAATAGTAAATATACTGTTAGTAATGTTTTACTGAATGTAAGTTACTAA
- a CDS encoding HAMP domain-containing sensor histidine kinase — MKNLIHNWQRISIKLLVAITISFGVSLIVTIFISQIFIGPYFVSHQNKVNSLQYNLIIIPTFVMIILSFIISFLLLIRKKILYLKEISSTVQLISQGKLGAVIELKGRDELTQLSMNINTMSKELEQKFKNERHIENVKNELITSVSHDLRTPLTSILGYSNLLKNREYKNENELYEYLNTIYTKSHDLKNLINELFEFTRLSSPDIILSKQKVDLSQLIEQIIGENIPIFQKEGLNIKKESIAEDIEITIDVEKMVRVFDNLFMNAMKYSVKPSTIKVSLTQTSNEVLLSISNHSINVNPASLERFFEKFYREDSSRKSEGSAGLGLAITKRIVELHKGSIWVELKDDWITFFVKLNKKVL; from the coding sequence ATGAAGAATTTAATTCATAACTGGCAAAGAATTAGTATTAAGCTATTAGTAGCAATTACAATTAGTTTCGGTGTTTCTTTGATTGTAACAATTTTTATCTCACAAATTTTTATAGGACCTTATTTTGTTTCCCATCAAAATAAGGTAAATTCATTACAATATAATCTCATTATTATTCCAACATTTGTGATGATTATATTAAGTTTCATTATTAGTTTTCTGTTACTAATTAGAAAAAAGATTCTTTATTTAAAAGAAATTTCAAGTACTGTTCAACTAATTTCTCAAGGTAAACTTGGAGCTGTGATTGAGTTAAAAGGGCGAGACGAATTAACTCAGTTGAGTATGAATATTAATACAATGTCCAAGGAGTTAGAGCAGAAATTTAAAAATGAACGTCATATTGAAAATGTCAAAAATGAATTGATAACTAGTGTTTCACATGATCTAAGAACGCCACTAACCTCAATACTAGGATATAGTAATTTATTAAAGAATAGAGAATACAAGAATGAAAATGAATTATACGAATACTTGAATACAATCTATACAAAATCGCATGATTTAAAGAATTTAATCAATGAACTTTTTGAATTTACGAGGTTATCTAGTCCAGATATTATTCTATCAAAACAAAAGGTTGATTTAAGTCAGTTGATTGAACAAATAATAGGTGAGAATATACCTATTTTTCAAAAAGAAGGATTAAACATCAAAAAGGAGTCGATTGCAGAAGATATTGAAATTACGATTGATGTTGAAAAAATGGTTAGAGTTTTTGATAACCTATTTATGAATGCAATGAAATATAGTGTTAAACCATCAACTATAAAAGTAAGTCTAACTCAGACATCTAATGAAGTATTACTTTCGATATCGAATCACAGTATAAATGTAAACCCAGCTAGTCTTGAACGGTTTTTTGAAAAATTTTATCGGGAAGATTCCTCAAGAAAAAGTGAAGGCAGTGCTGGATTAGGACTTGCTATAACTAAACGAATTGTTGAACTTCATAAAGGAAGTATCTGGGTCGAATTAAAAGATGATTGGATAACTTTTTTTGTGAAGTTAAATAAAAAAGTGTTATAA
- a CDS encoding response regulator transcription factor has translation MISKILVVDDDEKIKKLISIYLENEGFSTTLANDAEEALELLKDEDFDLIILDIMLPKIDGIEACIMIREERTLPIIMLSAKSEDLDKIQGLSSGADDYLTKPFNPLELIARVKSQLRRYKKYNNIQKNDEVVLVFGDLQVNTETRQVWIRKNEKRLTPKEFDILELLVRNKGIVLSVSKIYEAIWKEDFLKSDNTVMVHITNIREKIEDDPKHPIYIKTVWGIGYKV, from the coding sequence TTGATAAGTAAAATATTAGTTGTAGATGATGATGAAAAAATCAAAAAATTAATTTCAATTTATCTTGAAAATGAAGGGTTTTCTACTACTTTAGCAAACGATGCAGAGGAAGCTCTCGAACTTTTAAAAGATGAAGATTTTGATTTGATTATATTAGATATTATGCTCCCAAAAATTGATGGAATAGAAGCTTGCATAATGATACGAGAGGAAAGGACATTACCAATCATTATGCTTTCGGCAAAATCTGAAGATCTAGACAAAATACAAGGATTAAGCTCAGGTGCAGATGATTACCTAACTAAACCATTTAATCCACTTGAGTTGATCGCTAGAGTAAAATCTCAGCTTAGAAGATATAAAAAATATAACAATATCCAAAAGAATGATGAAGTAGTGTTAGTTTTTGGTGACTTGCAAGTAAATACAGAGACAAGGCAAGTTTGGATCAGAAAGAACGAAAAGAGACTAACACCAAAAGAGTTTGATATATTAGAATTACTAGTTCGAAATAAAGGAATCGTACTAAGTGTTAGTAAGATTTATGAAGCAATTTGGAAGGAAGACTTTTTAAAATCTGATAATACTGTAATGGTTCATATAACAAATATAAGAGAAAAAATTGAAGATGATCCTAAGCATCCTATCTATATTAAAACAGTTTGGGGAATTGGATACAAAGTATGA
- a CDS encoding class I SAM-dependent methyltransferase produces MKKLSFLFQYILRPRTVGALMPSSSFLAEKMLDDINFKTANTIIEYGPGTGVFTEKLLELKLPTTKIILVEKNYEFYNHLIRKFGDNHNVTIINDSAESIMKYLEEFGIDNVDYVISGLPFTSLPLNVSKTILLNTKKILAEQGRFVTFQYSQRKMKFINTYFKNIDIKREYRNLPPAYVLSCNN; encoded by the coding sequence ATGAAAAAATTATCATTTCTATTTCAATATATATTACGACCAAGAACGGTTGGCGCATTAATGCCAAGTTCATCGTTTTTGGCTGAAAAAATGTTAGATGATATTAATTTTAAGACAGCCAATACGATTATTGAATACGGTCCGGGTACAGGAGTTTTTACTGAAAAATTACTAGAGCTAAAATTGCCAACTACAAAAATTATTTTAGTAGAAAAAAATTATGAGTTTTATAACCATTTAATTAGAAAGTTTGGAGATAATCATAATGTAACGATTATTAATGATAGTGCGGAAAGTATTATGAAGTATTTAGAAGAGTTTGGTATAGACAATGTCGATTATGTCATCTCTGGTCTGCCATTTACTAGTTTACCTTTAAACGTATCAAAAACAATTTTATTAAACACCAAAAAAATACTCGCAGAACAAGGAAGATTCGTTACATTCCAATATTCTCAAAGAAAAATGAAATTTATTAATACCTACTTTAAAAATATAGATATTAAAAGGGAATATAGAAATTTGCCACCAGCATATGTATTAAGTTGCAATAATTAA
- a CDS encoding TVP38/TMEM64 family protein: MKYRVITLLTSWSILLVCMYEFGIIPFSKNELIQFITDRQDYVLLLYFAIFSLRFVLMIPSSLFLLTGIFLFNPWIVLLFSLGSMFITESIIFIIGKKINKSIWYKNFLNKHPKIGQRIKKNQYWMLFILGAVPTCPTDAACLISSASGMRYRPYIMIVLLSNTFYALWYVLLGSYVHL, encoded by the coding sequence GTGAAATATCGTGTAATCACTTTATTGACTAGTTGGAGTATTCTTTTAGTTTGTATGTATGAATTTGGGATAATACCATTTTCTAAGAATGAATTAATTCAATTTATTACAGATAGACAGGACTATGTTCTTTTATTATACTTTGCTATTTTTTCATTAAGATTTGTATTAATGATCCCAAGTTCTTTATTTTTACTGACTGGGATTTTTCTTTTTAATCCTTGGATTGTCTTATTATTTTCACTAGGTTCTATGTTCATTACAGAAAGTATCATTTTCATCATTGGTAAAAAAATAAATAAGTCAATATGGTATAAAAACTTCTTAAACAAACATCCAAAAATAGGACAAAGAATAAAGAAAAACCAATATTGGATGCTCTTTATTTTAGGTGCAGTTCCAACATGCCCTACTGATGCTGCCTGTTTAATTTCATCTGCATCGGGAATGAGGTATAGACCATACATTATGATTGTCTTGCTAAGTAACACTTTTTATGCTTTATGGTATGTATTATTGGGATCATATGTCCATTTATGA
- the cls gene encoding cardiolipin synthase: MSQSQGLYQTMHWIIIISVIGISCILFLGNRNPQSTISWLLILSLAPTFGVILYVLFGRLKKRRKKLINHSMFKTPQILSVKNDIKCNSLSKKSQKLSTIIEKFTGVSINRNSSASLLINGDEMFSKLKEALLDAKNYIYIQYYIFRADTIGSELLDILRMKVNEGVVVRLLVDGLGSKSLKKKLLKNLSSAGVKVSIFDPITTWSIGTINYRNHRKIVVVDGIKGFTGGLNVGDEYLGRSKIGFWRDTHLYIEGSAVEELQNLFLQDWHYSTSDNSSEKIQVNRLSSHEKSIGQYHQDEKNKVSGAIQIFGSGPDTKEPTMRNAFHTLLSIAENNIWIATPYFVPDQEIFTILKLKVMSGLDVRIIYPGKSDSILSDSASKSYFSPLLESGVKIYTYKNNFLHSKVMLIDNEIASVGTANLDVRSLHLNYELTSFLYESHAVDQVKQSFLNDFSISTQLDSKEFIERSLFKKLIESLSRLLSPLL; this comes from the coding sequence ATGAGTCAGTCACAAGGACTATATCAAACAATGCATTGGATTATCATCATAAGTGTAATTGGAATTTCGTGTATATTATTTTTAGGAAACCGGAATCCTCAAAGCACTATTTCCTGGTTATTAATACTCTCCCTAGCACCTACTTTCGGCGTTATATTATACGTTCTATTTGGACGGTTAAAGAAGCGGCGAAAAAAATTAATCAATCATTCAATGTTTAAAACACCTCAAATATTGAGTGTAAAGAATGATATTAAATGTAATTCTCTCTCAAAAAAATCGCAAAAATTAAGTACCATCATCGAAAAGTTTACAGGGGTATCCATTAATCGAAATTCAAGTGCTTCATTATTAATTAATGGTGACGAAATGTTTTCAAAACTCAAAGAAGCTCTCCTGGATGCAAAAAACTATATTTATATTCAGTACTACATCTTTCGAGCAGATACAATCGGTAGCGAGTTACTTGACATTTTAAGAATGAAAGTGAATGAAGGTGTTGTAGTTCGCTTATTAGTTGATGGTTTAGGAAGTAAAAGTTTAAAGAAGAAATTACTAAAAAATTTAAGTTCTGCTGGAGTTAAAGTATCTATATTTGATCCTATTACTACATGGTCAATCGGTACAATAAATTATCGAAACCATAGGAAAATTGTTGTGGTCGATGGAATTAAAGGATTCACTGGAGGTCTAAATGTAGGTGATGAATATTTAGGTAGATCAAAAATTGGTTTTTGGAGAGATACCCATTTATACATAGAAGGAAGTGCCGTTGAAGAGCTTCAAAACTTATTTTTGCAAGACTGGCATTATTCTACATCTGATAATTCAAGTGAAAAAATTCAAGTGAACAGATTAAGCTCTCATGAAAAAAGTATTGGTCAATATCATCAAGATGAAAAAAATAAGGTAAGTGGAGCAATTCAAATTTTTGGAAGTGGACCTGACACGAAGGAACCAACCATGAGGAATGCTTTTCATACCCTGCTTTCAATCGCTGAAAACAATATCTGGATTGCCACTCCTTATTTCGTTCCAGACCAAGAGATTTTCACGATTTTAAAACTTAAAGTAATGTCTGGATTAGACGTACGGATAATTTATCCGGGAAAAAGTGATAGTATTTTGAGTGATTCAGCATCTAAGTCATATTTCTCTCCCCTATTAGAAAGTGGCGTGAAAATTTATACATATAAAAACAATTTCCTTCACTCAAAGGTCATGTTAATTGATAATGAAATCGCTTCCGTTGGTACTGCTAATCTAGATGTAAGAAGTCTGCATTTAAATTATGAGTTAACATCGTTTTTATATGAGTCACATGCCGTTGATCAAGTGAAACAATCTTTTTTAAATGATTTTTCTATTTCTACTCAGTTAGATAGTAAGGAATTTATAGAACGTAGTTTATTTAAAAAGTTAATTGAGTCACTAAGTCGCTTATTATCACCTTTATTGTAA